A window of the Ipomoea triloba cultivar NCNSP0323 chromosome 14, ASM357664v1 genome harbors these coding sequences:
- the LOC116005115 gene encoding probable serine/threonine-protein kinase PBL10 isoform X1, whose protein sequence is MGICLSARIKAESLPNTGLSSKYVSAEGSDSKNSSSSSVLPTPRSEGEILQSPNLKSFTFADLRMATRNFRPDSVLGEGGFGSVYKGWLDENTLAAARAGTGIVVAVKRLNQEGFQGHREWLAEVNYLGQFCHPNLVKLIGYCLEDEHRLLVYEFMPKGSLENHLFRRGSYFQPLSWYLRLKVALGAAKGLAFLHSAETQVIYRDFKASNILLDSNFNGKLSDFGLAKDGPTGDKSHVSTRVMGTYGYAAPEYLATGHLTAKSDVYSFGVVLLEVLSGRRAIDKNRPSGEHNLVEWAKPYMANKRRVFRILDNRLEGQYTLEVAQKVANLAARCLSGDPKFRPSMDDVVKELEQLKAQSKGKGNTQANTSKASRPRRRNAGDANASDAYPRPSGSPLYAK, encoded by the exons ATGGGTATTTGCTTGAGTGCCAGAATCAAAGCTGAAAGTCTCCCTAATACAG GGCTAAGCTCGAAATATGTTAGCGCAGAAGGGAGTGATTCGAAAAATTCGAGTAGCAGTTCTGTGCTACCAACTCCCAGGAGTGAGGGGGAGATCTTGCAGTCCCCCAATCTGAAAAGCTTTACGTTTGCCGATCTAAGAATGGCCACCAGGAACTTTCGTCCCGATAGTGTGCTGGGAGAAGGTGGTTTCGGGTCGGTTTATAAGGGCTGGCTTGATGAGAACACGCTAGCTGCAGCTAGGGCTGGTACTGGCATAGTAGTTGCGGTAAAGCGGTTAAACCAAGAAGGTTTTCAGGGGCACAGAGAATGGCTG GCAGAAGTGAACTATTTGGGGCAGTTTTGTCATCCCAATCTCGTGAAACTGATTGGGTATTGTTTAGAGGATGAACACCGTCTTTTGGTGTATGAATTTATGCCCAAGGGTAGTTTGGAGAACCATTTGTTCAGGA GGGGCTCGTATTTCCAACCTCTCTCTTGGTATCTGCGTTTGAAAGTTGCTCTTGGAGCTGCTAAAGGGCTTGCTTTTCTTCACTCTGCTGAAACGCAAGTCATATATCGAGATTTTAAAGCGTCTAATATTTTGCTTGATTCG AATTTCAATGGCAAGCTCTCTGACTTTGGCTTGGCCAAGGATGGACCGACGGGTGATAAAAGCCACGTCTCCACTAGGGTCATGGGAACCTATGGATATGCTGCTCCTGAGTATTTAGCCACTG GTCATTTGACTGCCAAGAGCGATGTCTATAGCTTTGGAGTAGTCCTCCTCGAAGTGTTGTCGGGCCGTAGAGCAATCGACAAGAATAGACCATCTGGGGAACACAATCTGGTAGAATGGGCCAAACCGTACATGGCTAACAAGCGCAGAGTGTTCCGCATTCTGGACAATCGCCTTGAAGGTCAGTATACGCTGGAGGTCGCGCAAAAAGTAGCTAATCTTGCCGCGAGGTGTCTTTCCGGGGATCCCAAGTTTAGGCCATCCATGGATGATGTAGTCAAAGAACTGGAACAGCTCAAGGCGCAGTCTAAAGGTAAAGGGAACACGCAGGCCAATACAAGCAAGGCTTCGAGACCTCGAAGACGAAATGCTGGAGATGCAAATGCTTCCGATGCCTATCCTAGGCCGTCCGGTTCCCCACTCTATGCCAAATAA
- the LOC116003534 gene encoding flowering-promoting factor 1-like, which produces MSGVWIFDKNGVVRLITNPTRESFERRDYGSSCSGGGTATAPGARPRVLVFLPANQVIKSYVELERRLVELGWRRYHDGTAAELLQFHRSEDSAHLISLPKSFSDFKTLHMYDIVVKNRSFFQVRDLSDLQTIDIPNS; this is translated from the coding sequence ATGTCGGGTGTGTGGATCTTCGACAAGAACGGGGTCGTACGTTTGATCACTAACCCGACCCGGGAATCCTTCGAGCGGAGGGATTATGGGTCGTCGTGTTCCGGCGGGGGCACGGCCACCGCGCCCGGCGCTCGGCCGCGGGTTCTTGTTTTTCTTCCGGCGAACCAAGTCATCAAATCCTACGTGGAGCTGGAGCGGAGGCTGGTTGAGCTCGGTTGGCGGCGCTATCACGACGGAACCGCGGCGGAGCTCCTTCAGTTCCACCGCTCCGAAGACTCCGCCCACCTCATCTCCCTCCCTAAAAGCTTCTCCGATTTCAAGACGCTCCACATGTACGATATCGTCGTCAAGAACCGCTCCTTCTTCCAAGTACGTGATCTTTCTGATCTTCAAACCATCGATATCCCCAATTCGTAA
- the LOC116005115 gene encoding probable serine/threonine-protein kinase PBL9 isoform X2 — translation MGICLSARIKAESLPNTEGSDSKNSSSSSVLPTPRSEGEILQSPNLKSFTFADLRMATRNFRPDSVLGEGGFGSVYKGWLDENTLAAARAGTGIVVAVKRLNQEGFQGHREWLAEVNYLGQFCHPNLVKLIGYCLEDEHRLLVYEFMPKGSLENHLFRRGSYFQPLSWYLRLKVALGAAKGLAFLHSAETQVIYRDFKASNILLDSNFNGKLSDFGLAKDGPTGDKSHVSTRVMGTYGYAAPEYLATGHLTAKSDVYSFGVVLLEVLSGRRAIDKNRPSGEHNLVEWAKPYMANKRRVFRILDNRLEGQYTLEVAQKVANLAARCLSGDPKFRPSMDDVVKELEQLKAQSKGKGNTQANTSKASRPRRRNAGDANASDAYPRPSGSPLYAK, via the exons ATGGGTATTTGCTTGAGTGCCAGAATCAAAGCTGAAAGTCTCCCTAATACAG AAGGGAGTGATTCGAAAAATTCGAGTAGCAGTTCTGTGCTACCAACTCCCAGGAGTGAGGGGGAGATCTTGCAGTCCCCCAATCTGAAAAGCTTTACGTTTGCCGATCTAAGAATGGCCACCAGGAACTTTCGTCCCGATAGTGTGCTGGGAGAAGGTGGTTTCGGGTCGGTTTATAAGGGCTGGCTTGATGAGAACACGCTAGCTGCAGCTAGGGCTGGTACTGGCATAGTAGTTGCGGTAAAGCGGTTAAACCAAGAAGGTTTTCAGGGGCACAGAGAATGGCTG GCAGAAGTGAACTATTTGGGGCAGTTTTGTCATCCCAATCTCGTGAAACTGATTGGGTATTGTTTAGAGGATGAACACCGTCTTTTGGTGTATGAATTTATGCCCAAGGGTAGTTTGGAGAACCATTTGTTCAGGA GGGGCTCGTATTTCCAACCTCTCTCTTGGTATCTGCGTTTGAAAGTTGCTCTTGGAGCTGCTAAAGGGCTTGCTTTTCTTCACTCTGCTGAAACGCAAGTCATATATCGAGATTTTAAAGCGTCTAATATTTTGCTTGATTCG AATTTCAATGGCAAGCTCTCTGACTTTGGCTTGGCCAAGGATGGACCGACGGGTGATAAAAGCCACGTCTCCACTAGGGTCATGGGAACCTATGGATATGCTGCTCCTGAGTATTTAGCCACTG GTCATTTGACTGCCAAGAGCGATGTCTATAGCTTTGGAGTAGTCCTCCTCGAAGTGTTGTCGGGCCGTAGAGCAATCGACAAGAATAGACCATCTGGGGAACACAATCTGGTAGAATGGGCCAAACCGTACATGGCTAACAAGCGCAGAGTGTTCCGCATTCTGGACAATCGCCTTGAAGGTCAGTATACGCTGGAGGTCGCGCAAAAAGTAGCTAATCTTGCCGCGAGGTGTCTTTCCGGGGATCCCAAGTTTAGGCCATCCATGGATGATGTAGTCAAAGAACTGGAACAGCTCAAGGCGCAGTCTAAAGGTAAAGGGAACACGCAGGCCAATACAAGCAAGGCTTCGAGACCTCGAAGACGAAATGCTGGAGATGCAAATGCTTCCGATGCCTATCCTAGGCCGTCCGGTTCCCCACTCTATGCCAAATAA
- the LOC116005114 gene encoding serine/threonine-protein kinase PCRK1 isoform X2 → MWRLNSSIAMVSSIQGHKEWINEVNFLGVVKHPNLVKLIGYCAEDDERGIQRLLVYELMHNKSLEDHLFSRLPNVLSWSLRLRIAQDAARGLAYLHEEMDFQLIFRDFKSSNILLDEDFNAKLSDFGLARQGPAQGLGHVSTAVVGTVGYAAPEYVHTGRLTAKSDVWSFGVVLYELITGRRVLERNLPRGEQKLLEWVRPYVSDSKKFHVILDPRLEGQNCTKSALRLASLANKCLMKQPKSRPKMSEVVERLSSIITETTGDEAVPDTVKAEGEAAKDAEEEDECEEAEPEVQENNNQKKGFDFREIINLRNKSIGKLDWRNWTPGLVRTR, encoded by the exons ATGTGGCGGTTAAACAGCTCAATCGCAATGGTTTCCAG TATTCAGGGGCACAAGGAGTGGATTAATGAAGTCAACTTTTTGGGGGTAGTTAAGCACCCAAATCTCGTGAAATTGATTGGGTATTGTGCAGAAGACGATGAGAGGGGGATCCAACGACTTCTAGTCTACGAGCTCATGCATAATAAAAGCCTAGAGGACCATCTGTTTTCTAGATTGCCTAATGTTCTGTCATGGAGTTTGAGATTAAGGATTGCTCAAGATGCAGCTCGTGGATTGGCTTATCTGCACGAAGAAATGGATTTTCAG TTGATATTTCGAGATTTTAAATCATCCAACATTCTTCTGGATGAAGACTTCAACGCAAAACTCTCAGACTTCGGGTTGGCTAGACAGGGACCGGCTCAAGGACTCGGTCATGTCTCGACAGCA GTTGTCGGAACTGTTGGTTATGCTGCTCCTGAATATGTTCACACTGGCAGACTCACTGCTAAGAGTGATGTTTGGAGCTTCGGGGTGGTTCTGTACGAGCTTATCACAGGTAGGCGGGTGCTGGAGCGAAATCTGCCCCGAGGTGAGCAGAAGCTGTTGGAGTGGGTGAGACCGTACGTGTCAGATTCAAAGAAATTCCACGTTATTCTCGACCCTCGACTGGAGGGACAGAACTGCACCAAGTCTGCACTCAGACTCGCATCGCTAGCTAACAAATGCTTGATGAAGCAGCCAAAATCTCGCCCCAAAATGAGCGAGGTCGTGGAGAGGCTCAGCAGCATCATCACTGAGACAACCGGAGATGAAGCTGTGCCCGATACTGTCAAAGCAGAGGGAGAAGCTGCTAAAGatgcagaagaagaagatgaatgcGAAGAAGCTGAACCCGAGGTACAGGAAAACAATAACCAAAAGAAGGGCTTTGATTTCAGAGAAATCATCAACTTGAGGAACAAATCCATTGGCAAGCTGGATTGGCGAAATTGGACACCCGGTTTGGTGAGAACTCGGTGA
- the LOC116005114 gene encoding serine/threonine-protein kinase PCRK1 isoform X1 has protein sequence MKCFHFTNGERKEEDDEDGVVSSSRSSKVSWARSLSVASSSVESTRRSEFDSDSRDFTDSLCFYQLLAQRRGNDLRVFTFAELKSATRGFSRALVIGEGGFGCVYRGVVSVPGPDLNSNVDVAVKQLNRNGFQGHKEWINEVNFLGVVKHPNLVKLIGYCAEDDERGIQRLLVYELMHNKSLEDHLFSRLPNVLSWSLRLRIAQDAARGLAYLHEEMDFQLIFRDFKSSNILLDEDFNAKLSDFGLARQGPAQGLGHVSTAVVGTVGYAAPEYVHTGRLTAKSDVWSFGVVLYELITGRRVLERNLPRGEQKLLEWVRPYVSDSKKFHVILDPRLEGQNCTKSALRLASLANKCLMKQPKSRPKMSEVVERLSSIITETTGDEAVPDTVKAEGEAAKDAEEEDECEEAEPEVQENNNQKKGFDFREIINLRNKSIGKLDWRNWTPGLVRTR, from the exons ATGAAATGCTTTCACTTCACGAATGGGGAGAGGAAGGAGGAAGACGACGAAGACGGCGTCGTTTCAAGCTCCCGCTCTTCCAAGGTCTCGTGGGCCCGCTCCCTCAGTGTGGCTTCCAGCAGCGTTGAGTCGACTCGGCGCTCTGAGTTTGACTCGGACTCGAGGGATTTCACTGACTCGCTCTGCTTCTACCAGCTCCTGGCTCAGCGTCGGGGCAACGATCTGCGGGTTTTCACCTTCGCGGAGCTCAAATCCGCTACGCGAGGGTTCAGCCGCGCTCTGGTGATCGGAGAGGGCGGGTTTGGCTGCGTTTATAGAGGCGTTGTTAGCGTACCCGGCCCGGATTTGAATTCGAATGTAGATGTGGCGGTTAAACAGCTCAATCGCAATGGTTTCCAG GGGCACAAGGAGTGGATTAATGAAGTCAACTTTTTGGGGGTAGTTAAGCACCCAAATCTCGTGAAATTGATTGGGTATTGTGCAGAAGACGATGAGAGGGGGATCCAACGACTTCTAGTCTACGAGCTCATGCATAATAAAAGCCTAGAGGACCATCTGTTTTCTAGATTGCCTAATGTTCTGTCATGGAGTTTGAGATTAAGGATTGCTCAAGATGCAGCTCGTGGATTGGCTTATCTGCACGAAGAAATGGATTTTCAG TTGATATTTCGAGATTTTAAATCATCCAACATTCTTCTGGATGAAGACTTCAACGCAAAACTCTCAGACTTCGGGTTGGCTAGACAGGGACCGGCTCAAGGACTCGGTCATGTCTCGACAGCA GTTGTCGGAACTGTTGGTTATGCTGCTCCTGAATATGTTCACACTGGCAGACTCACTGCTAAGAGTGATGTTTGGAGCTTCGGGGTGGTTCTGTACGAGCTTATCACAGGTAGGCGGGTGCTGGAGCGAAATCTGCCCCGAGGTGAGCAGAAGCTGTTGGAGTGGGTGAGACCGTACGTGTCAGATTCAAAGAAATTCCACGTTATTCTCGACCCTCGACTGGAGGGACAGAACTGCACCAAGTCTGCACTCAGACTCGCATCGCTAGCTAACAAATGCTTGATGAAGCAGCCAAAATCTCGCCCCAAAATGAGCGAGGTCGTGGAGAGGCTCAGCAGCATCATCACTGAGACAACCGGAGATGAAGCTGTGCCCGATACTGTCAAAGCAGAGGGAGAAGCTGCTAAAGatgcagaagaagaagatgaatgcGAAGAAGCTGAACCCGAGGTACAGGAAAACAATAACCAAAAGAAGGGCTTTGATTTCAGAGAAATCATCAACTTGAGGAACAAATCCATTGGCAAGCTGGATTGGCGAAATTGGACACCCGGTTTGGTGAGAACTCGGTGA